A section of the Virgibacillus sp. NKC19-3 genome encodes:
- the ytvI gene encoding sporulation integral membrane protein YtvI — MSKSFLFKILRVLFLIGTLLISYLLISYTFPILYPIIVAVIISYLINPFVTILENKLKFPRPIAVFTVICTMFSFVLSTVFLIIAEIIQGTAFLADKVPEHFHALITLMEDFFNTTILPAYEKLMSFFHMLDASHQVTITEHIQQFASHIATTGAAYLQDFLLKIPAVLSMLPNSLTVFVFIVLATFLITNDWNRLVKSAKRIIPSSVKTSTGEVLNHLKKAIFGFAKAQVILISITAGIIFIGLLFFQVEHALTIALLAAAADLLPYVGTGIIFIPWIIYLFITAEYSMTISLILLYMFIIVLRQVLEPKILSTSIGLHPLAVLVALFIGIQVWGFVGIIVAPILLVVFNAVHQAGITKQLWLFIKG, encoded by the coding sequence ATGTCCAAATCCTTCTTGTTTAAAATACTAAGGGTTCTATTTCTCATTGGCACGCTACTTATCAGTTATCTGCTGATTTCATATACATTCCCAATCCTTTATCCAATTATAGTGGCAGTGATTATCTCCTATCTCATTAATCCATTTGTAACCATTTTGGAAAACAAGCTTAAATTTCCCAGACCAATTGCTGTATTCACTGTTATCTGCACAATGTTTTCCTTTGTCCTAAGTACGGTATTCCTGATTATTGCAGAAATCATTCAGGGAACAGCCTTTTTAGCAGATAAAGTCCCTGAACATTTCCATGCATTGATTACGCTTATGGAGGATTTTTTTAATACAACAATCCTTCCAGCCTACGAAAAGCTGATGTCTTTTTTTCATATGCTGGATGCGTCACATCAAGTAACGATTACGGAGCATATACAACAATTTGCTAGTCATATTGCCACAACTGGTGCAGCATACCTGCAGGATTTTTTATTGAAAATACCAGCTGTTTTATCCATGCTTCCAAATTCGCTGACTGTATTTGTATTTATTGTCTTAGCAACTTTTCTAATCACAAACGACTGGAATAGGCTAGTGAAATCTGCGAAACGAATAATTCCATCTTCTGTAAAAACATCTACAGGAGAAGTACTAAATCACCTTAAAAAGGCAATATTTGGATTCGCTAAAGCACAAGTGATACTCATTTCCATTACAGCAGGAATTATTTTTATTGGATTATTATTTTTTCAAGTTGAACATGCTTTAACCATTGCATTACTAGCTGCTGCGGCTGATCTATTACCATATGTTGGGACAGGCATTATATTTATACCATGGATTATCTATCTGTTCATCACAGCTGAGTATTCAATGACAATCAGCCTGATCCTTTTATACATGTTCATCATCGTCCTGCGTCAAGTGCTGGAACCAAAAATTCTATCCACCAGCATTGGATTACATCCGCTTGCTGTGTTAGTGGCGTTATTTATCGGTATACAGGTGTGGGGATTTGTAGGAATAATTGTCGCCCCTATTCTCTTGGTCGTATTTAACGCAGTTCATCAGGCTGGGATTACAAAGCAACTATGGCTATTTATTAAAGGATAA
- the mdh gene encoding malate dehydrogenase, whose protein sequence is MAIKRNKISVIGSGFTGATTALMMAQKELGDVVLVDVPDMEDPTKGKALDMLEASPAQGFDAIVQGTSNYADTKDSDLVIITAGIARKPGMTRDDLVNTNAKIMKSVTSEIVKYSPETFIVVLTNPVDAMTYTVFKESGFPKERVIGQSGVLDTSRFRSFVAQELNLSVKDITGFVLGGHGDDMVPLIRYSYAGGIPLEKWISKDRLDEIVERTRKGGGEIVGLLGNGSAYYAPAASLTVMAEAILKDQRRVLPSIAYLEGEYGYSDIYLGVPTVLGGKGIEEIIELDLTNEEKEQLDKSATSVKNVLDVLK, encoded by the coding sequence ATGGCAATAAAAAGAAATAAAATTTCAGTAATCGGGTCAGGGTTCACCGGTGCTACTACGGCATTAATGATGGCTCAAAAAGAACTGGGAGACGTTGTACTGGTAGATGTCCCGGATATGGAAGATCCAACAAAAGGCAAAGCGCTGGATATGTTAGAGGCCAGCCCTGCTCAAGGATTTGACGCTATTGTTCAAGGGACTTCCAATTATGCGGACACAAAGGATTCTGATTTAGTCATTATTACGGCTGGTATTGCTCGTAAGCCAGGTATGACTCGTGATGACCTTGTTAACACAAATGCAAAAATCATGAAATCTGTTACAAGCGAAATTGTAAAATATTCACCTGAAACGTTTATTGTGGTTCTGACAAATCCAGTTGATGCCATGACATATACGGTGTTTAAAGAATCAGGTTTTCCGAAAGAGCGCGTTATCGGGCAATCGGGGGTACTGGATACTTCCCGTTTCCGTTCATTTGTAGCACAAGAACTTAATCTATCTGTTAAAGACATTACAGGTTTTGTGTTAGGTGGACATGGAGATGATATGGTTCCACTAATTCGTTATTCCTATGCCGGAGGAATTCCGCTGGAAAAATGGATCTCGAAAGATCGTTTGGATGAAATTGTTGAACGCACACGAAAAGGCGGTGGAGAAATCGTTGGACTTCTCGGAAATGGTAGTGCATACTATGCACCTGCTGCATCGCTTACTGTTATGGCAGAAGCGATTCTGAAAGATCAGCGACGTGTACTCCCATCTATCGCTTATCTAGAGGGAGAATACGGTTATTCCGATATCTACCTCGGTGTTCCAACTGTACTGGGTGGAAAAGGAATTGAAGAGATCATTGAATTAGACTTAACCAATGAAGAAAAAGAGCAGCTGGATAAATCAGCAACATCTGTGAAAAACGTTCTTGATGTACTAAAATAA
- the mutM gene encoding DNA-formamidopyrimidine glycosylase, whose protein sequence is MPELPEVETIKETLKHLVMHKTIEDVAIYWPNIVKEPDDVERFKTLLAGQTIRDLTRKGKFLLFQLDDYVLVSHLRMEGKYSVHQASEPVKKHTHVIFTFTDGGELRYNDVRKFGTMHLYKRGEEGSQKPLNKLGPDPFDETFTLDYLYNKLKSTDRVIKVVLLDQSIISGLGNIYVDETLYKANVHPLKQSSKLTKNEIKAIQKQIIATLADAVKQGGTTIRSYVNVQGDMGMFQQELFVYGQEDKACQKCGSPIVKIKVGGRGTHICNTCQKL, encoded by the coding sequence ATGCCGGAATTACCAGAGGTAGAAACAATAAAAGAAACATTAAAGCATCTCGTTATGCATAAAACAATCGAGGACGTAGCTATCTATTGGCCGAATATAGTCAAGGAGCCCGATGACGTAGAGCGTTTTAAAACACTCTTAGCAGGACAAACAATTCGGGATCTCACACGAAAAGGAAAATTCCTACTATTTCAGTTGGATGATTACGTGTTAGTTTCTCATTTGCGTATGGAGGGAAAGTATAGTGTTCACCAAGCTTCAGAGCCTGTAAAAAAACATACACATGTAATTTTTACGTTTACAGATGGTGGAGAACTTCGCTATAACGATGTACGTAAATTTGGTACCATGCATCTTTATAAAAGAGGGGAAGAAGGATCTCAAAAACCGTTGAACAAACTGGGGCCTGATCCTTTTGATGAAACTTTTACCCTTGATTATCTTTATAATAAATTAAAAAGCACAGACCGTGTGATTAAAGTTGTTTTATTGGATCAATCTATTATAAGTGGGCTTGGGAACATTTATGTTGATGAAACGTTATATAAAGCAAATGTCCATCCATTAAAACAATCCAGTAAATTAACGAAAAACGAAATAAAAGCAATTCAAAAGCAAATTATAGCAACCTTGGCCGATGCTGTTAAACAGGGAGGTACTACTATTCGTTCCTATGTGAATGTGCAAGGTGACATGGGTATGTTCCAGCAGGAGTTGTTTGTTTACGGCCAAGAAGATAAAGCCTGTCAAAAATGTGGAAGCCCTATCGTCAAAATAAAAGTTGGCGGCCGGGGGACCCATATATGTAATACCTGTCAAAAACTATAA
- a CDS encoding response regulator transcription factor — MKQKVLIVDDESSIVTLVDYNVKMAGFQTDVAYDGLEAMKKAEENDYDLIILDLMLPGMDGMEVCKHLRSNKISTPILMLTAKDDEFDKILGLELGADDYLTKPFSPKEVVARIKAILRRTNGEQPVNKTLRIGNLVIFPERYEVEMNNEIITFTRKEFELLFYLAKHKGKVISRDQLLNRIWNYDFIGDTRIVDVHISHLRDKIEPTTKKPTYIKTIRGLGYKMEEPLT, encoded by the coding sequence ATGAAGCAAAAAGTTCTAATTGTTGATGATGAATCCTCTATCGTTACATTGGTGGACTATAATGTGAAGATGGCGGGATTTCAAACGGATGTAGCCTATGATGGGCTAGAAGCAATGAAGAAGGCTGAAGAAAATGATTATGATCTTATTATACTTGATTTAATGCTGCCGGGAATGGATGGGATGGAAGTATGTAAACATTTACGAAGCAATAAAATTAGTACCCCAATACTAATGCTTACTGCCAAAGATGATGAATTTGACAAAATATTGGGCTTGGAACTTGGAGCGGACGATTATTTAACCAAACCGTTCAGCCCTAAAGAGGTTGTCGCCCGAATAAAGGCAATTTTAAGAAGAACAAACGGCGAGCAACCTGTTAATAAAACGTTGCGCATAGGTAATTTAGTCATTTTTCCCGAACGATATGAGGTAGAAATGAATAATGAGATAATAACCTTTACACGAAAAGAATTTGAACTTTTATTCTATCTCGCTAAACATAAGGGGAAGGTTATATCGAGAGATCAGTTGCTCAATCGGATTTGGAATTATGACTTTATTGGAGACACGAGGATTGTCGATGTACACATAAGTCACCTGCGAGATAAAATTGAACCAACAACAAAAAAGCCCACGTATATTAAAACGATACGAGGGCTTGGCTATAAGATGGAGGAGCCACTAACATGA
- the pnpS gene encoding two-component system histidine kinase PnpS translates to MKALFTKPLFNYVLGIFILITGTGFVLSPLTDNYIMLFAVLLTLYIILVILMRHIYDKYIKPIKKVTKTVDEMVKGNYRARFYHTEDGDIGELSNRVNQLARNLSELSIQEQMYSDQLTSVIDNTESGLVLIDEKGYIHLVNRKFISLFGKTSRDYVGYLYYEVLDNEIIHEAVQNTFLYEKNMKESFTHFRGVHKHYLEIVGAPIFDERNMLKGAVLMLYDITEMKKLELMRKDFVANVSHELKTPITSIKGFAETLMDSGFDDEKTRAEFTRLIFNESHRLQLLIEDLLTLSKLEREDFQLDLSEVNTKPLVDEVVPALAFKAKQKQLKFRSHTEDISFIADRERIKQVFINLLDNAIHYTPENGEVTLNVDETEEYVRIEVADTGIGIDQKLLTRIFERFYRVDKARSRNTGGTGLGLAIVKHIVEVHHGEITIDSELNKGTTVHVHLPKTPDK, encoded by the coding sequence ATGAAGGCGTTATTTACAAAACCATTATTTAATTATGTATTAGGTATATTCATTTTAATTACAGGGACAGGATTCGTCTTGAGTCCGCTGACTGACAATTATATTATGTTATTTGCGGTGCTATTGACATTATATATAATCTTAGTGATCCTGATGCGTCATATTTATGATAAGTATATAAAACCGATCAAAAAGGTAACCAAAACCGTTGATGAAATGGTCAAAGGGAATTACCGAGCGAGGTTTTATCACACGGAAGATGGCGATATCGGTGAATTAAGTAATCGAGTGAATCAACTTGCACGTAATTTGAGTGAGCTTTCTATCCAAGAGCAAATGTATTCGGATCAATTGACTTCTGTCATTGATAATACAGAAAGTGGATTAGTACTTATTGATGAAAAAGGCTATATTCATCTGGTAAATCGTAAATTTATTTCTTTGTTTGGGAAAACATCCAGAGATTACGTCGGGTATCTTTATTATGAGGTACTGGACAATGAAATCATTCATGAAGCAGTGCAAAACACGTTTTTATACGAAAAAAATATGAAAGAATCCTTTACGCATTTTCGAGGTGTTCATAAACATTATTTAGAGATCGTTGGTGCGCCCATATTTGATGAACGAAATATGTTAAAAGGCGCTGTGCTGATGTTATATGATATAACAGAGATGAAAAAACTGGAATTGATGCGCAAAGACTTTGTTGCCAATGTATCGCATGAACTTAAAACACCTATTACGTCGATCAAAGGATTTGCTGAAACTCTTATGGACAGTGGATTTGATGATGAGAAAACAAGAGCCGAATTTACAAGGCTTATCTTCAATGAGAGCCACCGCCTTCAACTGCTCATTGAGGATTTATTGACATTATCCAAATTAGAGCGGGAGGATTTTCAACTTGACTTATCAGAAGTGAATACGAAACCGTTAGTTGATGAAGTTGTACCCGCGCTTGCGTTTAAAGCAAAACAAAAACAGCTTAAATTCCGATCTCATACTGAGGATATTTCCTTTATTGCTGACAGGGAAAGGATTAAGCAAGTATTTATTAACCTTTTGGATAATGCTATTCACTACACACCGGAAAATGGTGAAGTAACGTTAAACGTAGATGAGACAGAAGAATATGTGCGTATTGAAGTTGCGGATACCGGAATAGGTATTGATCAAAAGTTACTTACACGTATATTTGAACGATTTTATCGTGTTGACAAAGCACGGAGCAGAAATACGGGAGGAACTGGTTTAGGGTTGGCGATTGTCAAGCATATTGTTGAAGTTCATCATGGAGAAATAACAATTGATAGTGAATTGAATAAAGGAACGACCGTTCATGTTCATTTACCCAAAACGCCTGATAAATAA
- the polA gene encoding DNA polymerase I: protein MSNKLVLIDGNSIIYRAFFALPLLNNDKGVYTNGVYGFTTMLLRILEEEKPTHMLVAFDAGKTTFRHETYKEYKGGRQKTPPELSEQFPLLKEVLDGFQITHYQLENYEADDIIGTLSTQGKDRDFDVTVISGDRDLLQLVSDDVTVHLTKKGISEVEKYTPSYMKEKMEISPEQIIDLKALMGDSSDNIPGVPGIGQKTAIKLLKQHKTLEAVYNHIDDVSGKKLKEKLETYKENAFMSKELVTIKRDSPITVKLDDLIFEGYQVSTVSSLFKDLGFQSLLNKIDGESIGTKDNSNELADLDFSMVNEVTSDMFTGNEALVVEMIDENYHKAAIEGIGIVNEKHAYYVPTDVALESEVFKQWAEDVTKLKSVFDAKKSLVALLNRGIHLQGITFDMFLASYLINPSENNHDIPAIGNRIGETEVLFDEEVYGKGAKLKVPEEPILAEHIARKTNILFSSKEHMEARLKTNEQYELFIDLEMPLTLILGEMEYVGVQIDVEHLKEIGNNLKQRLSDLEKEVYDLAGEEFNLNSPKQLGPILFEKLKLPVIKKTKTGYSTAADVLEELKQEHEIIPKLLLYRQLGKLQSTYIEGLLKVVDKYTDKIHTRFNQALTQTGRLSSMEPNLQNIPIRLEEGRKIRQAFIPAKKDWIMFSADYSQIELRVLAHIANDEKLVAAFNNDVDIHTQTAIDVFHVDKEQITANMRRQAKAVNFGIVYGISDYGLSQSLGITRKEAKSFIERYFASYPDVKTYMEEIVQEAKQHGYVTTLMKRRRYLPEITSRNFNLRSFAERTAMNTPIQGSAADIIKKAMIDLDGQLKEAGLQSRMLLQVHDELIIEAPKEEVEQLKEIVPATMEQTVDLNVPLKVDYAYGNSWFDAK from the coding sequence ATGTCAAACAAACTCGTTTTAATCGATGGAAACAGTATTATTTACCGTGCTTTTTTTGCGTTGCCTTTGCTAAACAATGATAAAGGTGTATATACGAACGGAGTTTACGGATTTACAACAATGCTTCTTCGAATCTTAGAAGAGGAAAAACCAACACATATGCTTGTCGCCTTTGATGCTGGGAAAACGACATTTCGCCATGAAACATACAAAGAATATAAAGGAGGTCGTCAGAAAACACCTCCGGAATTATCGGAACAGTTTCCGCTCTTAAAGGAAGTACTTGATGGATTTCAAATAACACATTATCAATTAGAGAACTATGAAGCGGATGATATTATTGGAACTCTTTCTACACAAGGAAAAGACAGGGACTTTGATGTAACGGTTATATCAGGAGATAGAGATTTATTACAATTGGTGTCCGACGATGTAACGGTTCATTTAACGAAAAAGGGAATCAGTGAGGTGGAAAAATATACGCCCAGTTATATGAAGGAAAAAATGGAGATATCACCAGAACAGATTATTGATTTAAAAGCTTTGATGGGGGATAGCTCGGATAATATTCCTGGAGTTCCTGGAATTGGCCAGAAAACCGCTATAAAATTATTGAAACAACATAAAACACTAGAAGCAGTGTACAATCATATTGATGACGTCAGTGGGAAGAAACTAAAGGAAAAATTAGAAACATACAAAGAGAACGCATTTATGAGTAAAGAACTTGTTACAATTAAAAGGGATTCCCCTATAACCGTGAAGCTTGATGACCTTATCTTTGAAGGATACCAAGTGTCAACCGTTAGTAGTCTGTTTAAAGACCTGGGATTTCAGTCCCTATTAAATAAAATAGATGGAGAATCCATAGGAACGAAAGATAATAGTAATGAATTAGCAGACCTTGACTTTTCAATGGTCAATGAAGTCACGTCTGATATGTTCACAGGCAATGAGGCATTAGTAGTAGAAATGATTGATGAAAACTACCACAAGGCTGCGATCGAAGGGATTGGAATTGTAAATGAAAAACATGCTTACTATGTACCGACTGACGTAGCTCTTGAATCAGAAGTGTTTAAACAATGGGCAGAAGACGTGACTAAATTAAAAAGTGTTTTCGATGCCAAGAAATCGTTAGTCGCCTTATTAAATCGGGGCATCCATCTTCAAGGCATTACATTTGATATGTTCCTCGCTTCCTATTTGATTAATCCGTCTGAAAACAATCATGATATTCCCGCCATTGGTAATAGAATAGGGGAAACTGAAGTTCTGTTTGATGAAGAAGTCTATGGCAAAGGCGCAAAATTAAAAGTGCCTGAGGAGCCTATTTTGGCTGAACATATTGCACGGAAGACGAATATACTATTTTCCTCGAAAGAACACATGGAAGCCCGTCTGAAAACAAATGAGCAATATGAATTGTTTATAGATTTGGAGATGCCACTCACTCTCATCTTAGGGGAAATGGAATATGTGGGTGTACAGATTGATGTTGAACACTTAAAAGAGATAGGAAATAATCTCAAACAGCGATTATCTGATTTGGAAAAGGAAGTGTATGATCTTGCTGGTGAGGAGTTTAATTTGAATTCCCCGAAACAGCTTGGTCCCATTCTGTTTGAGAAGCTCAAGCTACCTGTAATAAAGAAAACAAAGACAGGTTATTCAACAGCAGCAGATGTTTTGGAAGAATTGAAACAGGAACATGAAATTATACCGAAGCTGCTTTTATACAGGCAGTTAGGCAAGCTTCAGTCAACCTATATCGAAGGATTGCTGAAAGTTGTAGATAAGTATACAGATAAAATTCATACACGTTTTAATCAGGCATTAACGCAAACAGGTAGATTAAGTTCCATGGAACCAAATCTGCAAAATATACCTATTCGTTTAGAGGAAGGAAGAAAAATTAGACAAGCATTTATACCAGCGAAAAAGGACTGGATCATGTTCTCTGCTGATTATTCACAAATTGAGTTGCGTGTGTTAGCACATATAGCAAATGACGAAAAGTTGGTTGCTGCTTTTAACAATGATGTGGATATTCATACACAAACAGCAATCGATGTTTTTCATGTAGATAAAGAACAAATAACAGCGAATATGCGTCGCCAGGCAAAAGCTGTTAATTTTGGTATTGTATACGGAATAAGTGACTATGGTCTTTCGCAAAGTCTAGGAATAACCAGAAAAGAAGCAAAATCATTTATTGAACGTTATTTTGCAAGTTATCCGGATGTAAAAACCTACATGGAAGAGATTGTCCAAGAAGCTAAACAGCATGGTTATGTTACGACATTAATGAAACGTCGAAGATACCTGCCTGAGATTACGAGTCGAAATTTCAATTTGCGCAGTTTTGCTGAACGTACTGCGATGAATACACCTATACAGGGCAGTGCTGCAGATATTATTAAGAAGGCAATGATTGATCTTGATGGTCAATTAAAAGAAGCAGGTCTGCAGTCTCGTATGCTGCTGCAAGTACATGATGAATTAATTATTGAAGCTCCAAAAGAAGAAGTGGAGCAGTTAAAAGAAATAGTGCCAGCGACGATGGAACAAACAGTCGACTTAAATGTACCACTTAAGGTCGATTATGCATATGGAAACAGCTGGTTTGATGCAAAATAA
- the icd gene encoding NADP-dependent isocitrate dehydrogenase, which translates to MAQGEKIIVENGKMQVPDNPVIPFIEGDGTGPDIWAAARNVIEASVEKAYNGKKKIDWTEVLAGQKAYDKTGEWLPQETLDIINEYKIAIKGPLTTPIGGGIRSLNVALRQELDLFTCLRPVRYFSGVPSPVKRPEEVDMVIFRENTEDIYAGIEWQKGSAEVKKVIDFLKNEMDVTNIRFPETSGIGVKPVSEEGTKRLVRASIDYALNEGRKSVTLVHKGNIMKYTEGAFKAWGYEVAEEEYGDKTFTWAEYDRIVERDGKEAANKAQDEAVAAGKILVKDAIADIFLQQILTRPKEFDVVASMNLNGDYISDALAAQVGGIGIAPGANINYDTGHAIFEATHGTAPKYAGMDKVNPSSVVLSAVLMLEHLEWREAADLITKAMDKTIASKVVTYDFARLMDGATEVKTSEFGNELIKNMD; encoded by the coding sequence ATGGCACAGGGAGAAAAGATTATTGTTGAAAATGGGAAAATGCAAGTACCGGACAATCCGGTTATTCCTTTTATTGAAGGAGATGGAACTGGCCCGGATATCTGGGCAGCGGCAAGAAATGTTATCGAAGCATCCGTAGAAAAAGCGTACAATGGCAAGAAAAAAATTGATTGGACCGAGGTGCTAGCCGGGCAAAAAGCATATGATAAAACAGGGGAATGGCTACCTCAGGAGACGCTGGATATCATTAATGAATACAAAATCGCGATAAAAGGTCCACTCACAACTCCGATCGGGGGTGGTATTCGTTCCCTGAACGTTGCATTACGTCAGGAATTGGACTTATTCACATGCCTGCGTCCTGTTCGTTATTTCAGTGGTGTTCCATCCCCGGTTAAACGTCCGGAAGAAGTTGATATGGTTATTTTCCGCGAAAACACAGAGGACATTTACGCTGGTATCGAATGGCAAAAGGGTTCCGCTGAAGTCAAAAAAGTAATTGACTTTCTTAAAAATGAAATGGATGTAACGAATATTCGTTTTCCTGAAACGTCTGGTATTGGCGTGAAACCGGTATCTGAAGAAGGGACCAAACGTTTAGTACGCGCCAGTATTGATTATGCCTTAAACGAAGGTCGTAAGAGTGTTACTTTAGTACATAAGGGTAACATCATGAAATATACAGAAGGTGCGTTTAAAGCATGGGGCTATGAAGTGGCTGAAGAAGAATATGGTGATAAAACATTTACATGGGCAGAATACGATCGTATTGTTGAGCGTGATGGGAAAGAGGCAGCGAATAAAGCTCAGGATGAGGCAGTAGCCGCAGGGAAAATTCTTGTTAAAGATGCCATTGCAGATATTTTCCTGCAACAAATTTTAACACGCCCGAAAGAATTTGATGTCGTTGCTTCTATGAACCTGAATGGGGACTATATTTCTGATGCTTTGGCAGCTCAAGTTGGTGGAATCGGAATCGCACCTGGAGCGAATATTAACTATGATACAGGCCATGCCATTTTTGAGGCAACCCATGGAACCGCGCCAAAATATGCAGGAATGGATAAAGTAAATCCTTCATCTGTTGTACTCTCAGCAGTGCTAATGTTGGAACATCTCGAATGGAGAGAAGCTGCAGATTTAATTACAAAAGCAATGGATAAAACGATTGCTTCCAAAGTTGTAACATACGATTTTGCAAGGTTGATGGATGGTGCTACGGAAGTTAAAACATCTGAATTTGGTAATGAATTAATTAAAAACATGGACTAA
- the citZ gene encoding citrate synthase, producing the protein MTSTKGLEGVVATQSSISSIIDDQLTYVGYKIDDLAENSSFEEVVYLLWNQKLPNKSELDTFKAELAANMELPGAIIDHLRSYDLSTVHPMAGVRTAVSLLGLYDDQADVMEEQANKQKALRIQAKVSAVVTAFARIRQGKDPVKPKKDYGYAKNFLYMLNGEDPKDIEVEAINKALVLHADHELNASTFTARVCVATLSDIYSGVTAAIGALKGPLHGGANERVMEMLTDIGEIENAIPYIDEKFKNKEKIMGMGHRVYENGDPRAKHLRRMSKELSKVIREDKWYNMSVKIEDYIKEQKGLPANVDFYSASVYHSLGIDHDLFTPLFTVSRMSGWLAHILEQYNNNRLIRPRAEYVGPKTQKYIKMEDRK; encoded by the coding sequence ATGACATCAACCAAAGGTTTAGAAGGGGTTGTAGCAACTCAATCGTCTATCAGCTCTATTATTGATGATCAACTGACATATGTTGGGTATAAGATTGACGATTTAGCTGAGAATTCTAGTTTTGAAGAAGTAGTTTATTTATTATGGAATCAAAAGCTACCGAATAAGTCGGAATTAGATACATTTAAAGCAGAGCTTGCCGCGAACATGGAACTTCCTGGGGCTATTATTGATCACTTGCGTTCCTATGATTTATCAACCGTTCATCCGATGGCAGGAGTACGTACCGCCGTTTCACTGCTTGGATTGTATGACGATCAGGCAGATGTAATGGAGGAGCAGGCGAACAAACAAAAAGCCCTCCGTATACAGGCAAAAGTTTCCGCAGTTGTGACTGCATTCGCAAGAATTCGACAAGGCAAAGATCCAGTGAAACCGAAAAAGGATTACGGATATGCCAAGAACTTTCTATACATGCTTAATGGTGAAGATCCAAAAGATATCGAAGTGGAAGCTATTAATAAGGCATTGGTACTTCATGCTGATCACGAATTAAATGCTTCAACATTTACCGCCAGGGTATGTGTTGCAACATTATCAGATATCTATTCCGGTGTAACAGCTGCAATTGGAGCGCTAAAAGGTCCTCTGCACGGCGGAGCAAATGAGCGTGTTATGGAAATGCTCACTGACATTGGTGAAATAGAAAATGCAATCCCTTACATCGACGAAAAATTTAAAAATAAAGAAAAAATTATGGGGATGGGACATCGTGTATATGAAAATGGTGATCCACGTGCCAAGCATCTAAGAAGAATGTCGAAAGAACTATCAAAAGTTATCCGAGAAGATAAATGGTACAACATGTCTGTAAAGATTGAGGACTATATTAAAGAGCAGAAAGGCCTGCCGGCAAATGTGGACTTTTATTCTGCTTCTGTTTACCACAGCTTGGGAATTGACCATGATTTGTTTACACCGCTATTCACAGTGAGCCGTATGTCCGGCTGGTTAGCTCATATTCTGGAACAATATAATAATAATCGTCTCATTCGTCCGCGTGCTGAATATGTAGGGCCAAAAACACAGAAATATATCAAGATGGAAGACCGCAAGTAA
- a CDS encoding MaoC/PaaZ C-terminal domain-containing protein yields MVILIGKKRKLGKAMGELQIGDTYRAIKKIEDKDLLLYLGLTDDANPLYIQHDYASQTPYKQPIVPSVMVFGMVSSIISMHLPGPGSHITQHEMIFPNPVLHDTEVTLTIEIIAIDEDNHKVAVSVIGFDKNGFDIVSGKLYVSPPSYPNTLTANSLDNFF; encoded by the coding sequence GTGGTTATCTTGATCGGTAAAAAACGAAAGCTAGGTAAAGCAATGGGTGAATTGCAGATAGGCGATACCTATAGGGCAATTAAAAAAATCGAGGATAAAGATTTGCTGTTGTACTTAGGATTAACGGACGATGCGAATCCGCTTTATATTCAACATGATTATGCATCACAAACACCTTACAAGCAACCTATTGTACCTTCTGTGATGGTATTTGGAATGGTTTCTTCTATTATCTCCATGCATTTGCCTGGTCCAGGAAGTCATATTACGCAGCATGAAATGATTTTTCCAAATCCAGTGTTGCATGATACAGAGGTGACGCTTACAATTGAAATTATCGCCATTGATGAAGATAACCATAAAGTAGCTGTATCCGTCATTGGCTTTGATAAAAATGGATTTGACATTGTAAGTGGAAAACTATATGTATCCCCTCCCAGCTACCCAAATACGTTAACGGCAAACTCATTGGATAATTTCTTCTAG